GATGCCACGCAGCTCACTGCCAACATTAATCTGCGCGAGGGCGAGTGGGGTAAGCCGGGTCGTGACGGTAGCGGCTCTGGACGCGCCAAGTATGAACGTGTGGATGACTACCAGAATACCAGCAGTCAATTGGGCCTGGCCCATCGCTTTGGCAACGGCATGACGCTCAGGGGCTATGGCTACTACAACCGTACCGAAACCCTGGAGTCAGCCTACACCGACATCAGTTTCAGTGACCTCGACAGCCAGCAGCGCGGCGAATCCACGGTGCAGGGGCTGAATCTGCAACTGATCACAGAGCTTGGTCGCCACAGCCTCCTTACTCTGGGTGCCGGCGCCGAAGAACAGCGCTGGGACGAATTGGCGACCCAATATTCAACGTCTGATTCAGGCTCCGGCAGCGGCTCCGGCAGCGGCTCAGGCAGTGGTTCAGGCAGTGGCTCAGGCGGTGGTTCGGGCGGTGGCTCCGGTAGTGGCTCGGGCGGTGGCTCCGGTAGTGGCTCGGGTGGTGGCTCCGGTAGTGGCTCGGGTGGTGGTTCAGGCGGTGGCTCAGGTACGGGTTCAAGCAGCGGCGTACCCACTGAAACGGGCTTTGACGACAGTGCCTGGGTGTACAGTCTCGCAGCCGAGTACCAATATCAGCGGGATACCTGGGGTGCGACCTTTGGCGGTGCCTGGTACCAGCGTGATGGCGATACCTCTGTGGATGAGCCTTCGGCGATGGCGGCGTTGTACTGGCAGGCGCTGTCTCAAACACGCCTGAGCGCCTCGGCGGCACGCAAGGTGCGCTTCCCCTCCATGGAAAATCTGTATTCACTTTCTGCGGGTAACGGCGAGCTGACCGCTGAGACGTCAGAGCATTGGGAGTTGGGGCTGGAACAGGGCTTCTCCCTCGGCAGTTTTGAGGTTTATGGTTACGAAACCCGCGCCGATGACTACATCGCCAAAGACACTGATGGTATCTACGCCAACCTGGGTGACTATCGTTTCCGTGGTGTGGATGCGCGGCTGTTGATATCGCCATTGCAGGCCCTGGATGTATCACTGAGCTACAGCTTCCTCGACAGTGAAGACAAAACGCCGGACAGCACCGAAGCGCTGCAATATCGCCCGCGGCATCAGTACGGCCTGACCCTGGACTATCGCTTCGAAACCGATACCCGGGTGCACCTGTCCTGGCAGAAGGTGATGGATCAGATCTATTTCGAGCGCAGCGGCAAGATCATGGTCGAGCGTGACCTGCCCGACTATGACCTGCTTGACCTCAAGCTGTCGCAGTCGTTTTACGATGACAAGCTGGCGCTCTACATCAGGGCCACCAATCTGCTGGACGAAAATTACGCCGAGAGTGAGTCTCTGCCCCAGGCGGGTCGCCAGTGGTTTATCGGTATGGATTGGCGCTTGTGACACAGCCGCCGCTCGTCAGCCTCGAGGACCTTGGCTTTGGCCATGGTCCCGGGCAGCGCCTGTTTGATGGCCTGTCGCTGCGTATTCACGACGGCGAGTGCCATTGCATCAGCGGGCCAACGGGCAGCGGTAAATCAAGCCTTTTGGCGCTGATTGCCGGTTTGAATGAACGCCCCTTTGCGGGCGTGATGGTGCGTCAGCCGGAAGCCCAGGTCGCGCTGGTGATGCAAGACCCTCAGGTGCAGCTGCTGCGCCGAACCCTGGGCGCCGAAGTGGCCTTTGGGCTTGAAAACCATGGTGTGGCTGCCGACGATATGCCTGCTGCAGTGAAAGCCGCCCTTATCAGAGTGGGGTTGGAGCTGTCGCTGGATACCCCCATAGAAACCCTGTCGCTCGGGCAGAAATACCGGGTCATGTTGGCCTCCCAATTGGTGTTGAACCCCAGAGTCTTGCTGCTGGATGAACCCTGGGCACAGCTGGATGACGAGGGTGTTGGCCAATTGATGATGACACTGGCCCGCCTCAAAGCCGACGGCCTGGCACTGATCATTGCCGAGCATCACCCGGCGGCCTTTGCCGGATTGCTGGATTTTCATTGGATGTTGGAGCAAGGCCGTTTACAACCGGCTGGCGCCCGTAAGGCGTCCGAAGCGCGGCGGGCAGACATATTTTGCCGTTGCAATCCAAGCCAGAGTGGGGGGCGCAAATGCCTGACCCTGGCACCCTGTGAGTTGGTACTCCCAACCCCGAATCAGCGCGGCAGAGGCAGTTCTGGCCGTAAAGGGTTTCTGTCTGCCAGGTTTGCACCCGCGCCGCCCGAGGGTCGTCTTTTATTCAGGCTGGATACACCTTTGGTACTCAGAAGCGGTGACAT
This sequence is a window from Shewanella zhangzhouensis. Protein-coding genes within it:
- a CDS encoding TonB-dependent receptor plug domain-containing protein, with protein sequence MTIKPPVFALSLLSVSLLPLLGHASETRDPLLNIADVIVVRGEQPTAEALATTHWRIDAEDIRDSGAQTLDQVLATVPGIHVRTGGEGTPRIDIRGLKTRHVTLLINGVPAASAADGQFDPSVIPTSQIAAVDIAVGPASVLYGPGGAGGVINVITRSGDDAQVSGKLEFAGSDTLNADVALGGGGDNWQGFVSAGKQKRDSWPLSDDYQEAPNQPAGDRLNAEKEVDNFYAQGSYWLSDATQLTANINLREGEWGKPGRDGSGSGRAKYERVDDYQNTSSQLGLAHRFGNGMTLRGYGYYNRTETLESAYTDISFSDLDSQQRGESTVQGLNLQLITELGRHSLLTLGAGAEEQRWDELATQYSTSDSGSGSGSGSGSGSGSGSGSGGGSGGGSGSGSGGGSGSGSGGGSGSGSGGGSGGGSGTGSSSGVPTETGFDDSAWVYSLAAEYQYQRDTWGATFGGAWYQRDGDTSVDEPSAMAALYWQALSQTRLSASAARKVRFPSMENLYSLSAGNGELTAETSEHWELGLEQGFSLGSFEVYGYETRADDYIAKDTDGIYANLGDYRFRGVDARLLISPLQALDVSLSYSFLDSEDKTPDSTEALQYRPRHQYGLTLDYRFETDTRVHLSWQKVMDQIYFERSGKIMVERDLPDYDLLDLKLSQSFYDDKLALYIRATNLLDENYAESESLPQAGRQWFIGMDWRL
- a CDS encoding ATP-binding cassette domain-containing protein, producing MTQPPLVSLEDLGFGHGPGQRLFDGLSLRIHDGECHCISGPTGSGKSSLLALIAGLNERPFAGVMVRQPEAQVALVMQDPQVQLLRRTLGAEVAFGLENHGVAADDMPAAVKAALIRVGLELSLDTPIETLSLGQKYRVMLASQLVLNPRVLLLDEPWAQLDDEGVGQLMMTLARLKADGLALIIAEHHPAAFAGLLDFHWMLEQGRLQPAGARKASEARRADIFCRCNPSQSGGRKCLTLAPCELVLPTPNQRGRGSSGRKGFLSARFAPAPPEGRLLFRLDTPLVLRSGDIRLLLGDNGSGKSTLLKAIAGLQDGVKLPVKLDGRIPNTAAGEVALMLQRPCRQLFELTVLEELSFSIRRRGLDEAQVAWVQEFLAIEHLAAVSPHKLSWGQQHLVLLAALVITEPRLLLLDDPFAGLDEQSLMACIKLLNWYLSRGGCCVLACHRDLAGFDNVARWQLGNGRLIEVEANEQAPVARRGTPTKQWELAAGGMAR